In the Drosophila biarmipes strain raj3 chromosome X, RU_DBia_V1.1, whole genome shotgun sequence genome, one interval contains:
- the LOC108025795 gene encoding anoctamin-6 isoform X2: MDERESLYFDTISLAESEAAAAAAAHRKSLSQSRNTIYHSAVDLAGDEGRASLRLGGASSAEHAALAWQPGYRQSTALEHLNGGGDHTDAAIAAQMIALQNGRNHLPTGIGVAGGDGGGAGPGGGDDEVSRRLLRSSSNISNKDKKLPITYSQWKSRTYRRFDDGKRSVDFVLAYNGEVQSEEQRRKCEIFEANLQREGLQLEHNKVQRVHFVKIHAPAEVLYRYAEILKIKVPLKPIPGQDQIFAESAHEFKSCLSRMCRSLFSSVQLNTALFPEREPRIHFEFARNYLELYDTEHPNFLDAGTRYFIINFILQRQHFVEGEETADNLGIEKLVQDGVYTCAYTLHDKDDRDRLLKEWANISKWKNLQPLDQIKDYFGAKVALYFAWLGFYTQMLIPISVFGVLCFLYGFVTWTSDPISRDICNDNGTIMCPQCDRSCDYWRLNETCTSSKFNYLIDNKSTVVFALLMSIWAVVYLEFWKRYSAGLVHRWGLTGFTHHVEHPRPQYLAKISRSRRLAGKYEEDQNGKPSILDPDVPFWSIKFLPNFTSYSIMILFICISVIAIAGIIIYRMAQRASHSILGSENSMTFKVMILPMTAGVIDLIVISLLDMVYSNLAVKLTNYEYCRTQTEYDESLTIKNYVFQFVNYYSSLFYIAFLKGKFVGYPAKYNRVLGFRQEECNPGGCLMELCMQLVIIMAGKQAVNAIVEMLIPYLMRTFKELSYRHGWYKSHQDQRLVPYNQFTEDYNLLPAENNSLYVEYLEMVVQFGFITLFSLAFPLAPLLALLNNVIEVRLDAIKMLRFLRRPVGMRARDIGVWHSIMTVVTRIAVASSAMIIAFSTNLIPKIVYAASMGDPELNNYLNFTLAVFNTKDFQVQPLLGGSQHVNETVCRYTEFRNSPEDPFPYKRPMIYWKILTGRLAFIVIYQNIITMLQGILRWAVPDVSGRLLKRIKRENFLLREHIIEYEKQHAMKMAQTEVAGPQKSELPSETTVLRRRDDATTFV; this comes from the exons ATGGACGAGCGGGAGAGCCTGTACTTCGACACCATATCGCTGGCGGAATCGGAggcggcggctgctgcggcggcgCACCGCAAGTCGCTCTCCCAGTCGCGGAACACCATCTACCACTCGGCGGTCGACCTGGCCGGCGATGAGGGCCGGGCCAGTCTGCGTCTGGGAGGCGCCTCGTCCGCCGAGCATGCGGCCCTGGCCTGGCAGCCCGGCTACCGGCAATCCACGGCGCTGGAGCACCTCAACGGAGGTGGCGACCACACGGACGCCGCCATCGCCGCGCAGATGATTGCCCTGCAGAACGGACGGAACCACCTGCCCACTGGCATCGGGGTGGCCGGCGGAGAcggcggaggagcaggacCGGGCGGTGGTGACGATGAGGTCTCTAGACGTCTGTTAAGAAGTAGTAGCAACATTTCTAATAAAGATAAGAAATTGCCAATAACATACTCCCAGTGGAAATCAAGG ACCTACAGACGCTTCGACGATGGCAAGAGGAGCGTGGACTTTGTGTTGGCCTACAATGGCGAGGTGCAGTCGGAGGAGCAGCGGCGCAAGTGCGAGATCTTCGAGGCCAATCTGCAGCGCGAGGGCCTGCAGCTGGAGCACAACAAGGTGCAGCGGGTGCACTTCGTGAAGATCCATGCGCCCGCGGAGGTGCTGTATCGCTATGCGGAGATACTGAAGATAAAGGTGCCGCTGAAGCCGATCCCCGGCCAGGACCAGATCTTCGCCGAGTCGGCGCACGAGTTCAAGTCCTGCCTGAGCCGCATGTGCCGCAGCCTGTTCAGCTCCGTGCAGCTGAACACGGCCCTCTTCCCGGAGCGCGAGCCGCGCATCCACTTCGAGTTCGCCCGCAACTACCTGGAGCTGTACGACACGGAGCACCCGAACTTCCTGGACGCCGGCACCCGCTACTTCATCATCAACTTCATTCTGCAGCGCCAGCACTTCGTCGAGGGCGAGGAGACGGCCGACAACCTGGGCATCGAGAAGCTCGTCCAGGACGGCGTGTACACCTGCGCCTACACACTGCATGAT AAAGACGATCGCGACCGTCTGCTGAAGGAGTGGGCCAACATATCCAAGTGGAAGAA CCTGCAACCACTGGACCAAATCAAAGACTACTTCGGAGCCAAGGTGGCACTTTACTTCGCCTGGCTGGGATTCTACACGCAAATGCTGATCCCCATCAGTGTGTTCGGAGTGCTCTGCTTCCTCTACGGCTTCGTCACGTGGACCAGCGATCCGATTAGCCGGGACATTTGCAACGACAACGGAACGATCATGTGTCCGCAGTGCGACCGAAGCTGCGACTACTGGCGGCTGAACGAGACCTGCACGTCTTCCAAGTTCAACTATCTGATAGACAACAAGTCCACGGTGGTGTTCGCCCTGCTGATGTCCATTTGGGCGGTGGTGTACCTGGAGTTCTGGAAGCGCTACTCGGCGGGTCTGGTGCACCGCTGGGGCCTGACGGGCTTCACCCACCACGTGGAGCACCCGCGTCCGCAGTACCTGGCCAAAATATCGCGCTCCAGGAGGCTGGCCGGAAAGTACGAGGAGGACCAGAATGGCAAGCCGAGCATCCTGGACCCAGACGTGCCCTTCTGGAGCATCAAGTTCCTGCCCAACTTTACTAGTTATAGCATCATGATATTGTTC ATTTGCATATCAGTCATTGCCATAGCGGGCATCATCATCTACAGAATGGCACAGCGAGCCTCGCACAGCATCCTAGGCAGCGAGAATTCCATGACGTTCAAGGTCATGATCCTGCCCATGACGGCGGGCGTGATCGACCTCATAGTGATCTCGCTGCTGGACATGGTCTACTCCAATCTGGCCGTAAAGCTGACCAACTACGAGTACTGTCGCACCCAGACGGAGTACGACGAGAGCCTAACAATCAAAAACTATGTGTTCCAGTTTGTCAATTACTACTCCTCGCTCTTCTACATTGCCTTCCTCAAGGGCAAGTTCGTTGGCTATCCGGCAAAGTACAATCGCGTGCTGGGCTTCCGCCAGGAGGAGTGCAATCCCGGCGGCTGCCTCATGGAGCTGTGCATGCAGCTGGTCATCATCATGGCCGGCAAGCAGGCGGTCAACGCCATCGTGGAGATGCTGATACCCTATCTGATGCGCACCTTCAAGGAGCTGAGCTACCGCCACGGCTGGTACAAGAGCCACCAGGACCAGCGGCTGGTGCCCTACAACCAGTTCACCGAGGACTATAACCTACTGCCCGCCGAGAACAATTCGCTCTACGTGGAATACCTCGAAATGG TTGTGCAATTCGGCTTCATCACGCTGTTTAGCCTGGCCTTTCCCTTGGCGCCGCTGCTGGCCCTGCTGAACAATGTGATCGAGGTGCGCCTGGACGCCATCAAGATGCTGCGCTTCCTGCGACGGCCGGTGGGAATGCGAGCCCGTGACATTGGCGTTTGGCACAGCATCATGACCGTCGTCACCCGTATAGCCGTGGCCTCCAGC GCAATGATAATCGCATTTAGCACGAACCTCATACCGAAGATCGTGTACGCCGCCTCCATGGGCGATCCCGAGCTGAACAACTATCTGAACTTCACGCTGGCTGTGTTCAACACCAAGGACTTCCAGGTGCAACCTCTGCTGGGAGGCAGTCAGCATGTGAACGAGACGGTGTGCCGCTACACAGAGTTCCGCAACTCGCCGGAGGATCCGTTCCCCTACAAGCGTCCCATGATTTACTGGAAGATACTGACGGGTCGGCTGGCCTTTATAGTCATCTACCAG AACATCATCACCATGCTGCAGGGCATCCTACGCTGGGCCGTGCCGGATGTGTCGGGACGCCTGCTGAAGCGCATCAAGCGGGAGAACTTCCTGCTGCGGGAACACATCATCGAGTACGAGAAGCAGCACGCCATGAAGATGGCCCAGACGGAGGTGGCGGGCCCCCAGAAGTCGGAGCTGCCCAGTGAGACGACGGTGCTGCGGAGGCGCGACGATGCCACCACCTTTGTCTAG
- the LOC108025795 gene encoding anoctamin-6 isoform X4 — protein sequence MLNCCLLRGLCSRDQREECPETYRRFDDGKRSVDFVLAYNGEVQSEEQRRKCEIFEANLQREGLQLEHNKVQRVHFVKIHAPAEVLYRYAEILKIKVPLKPIPGQDQIFAESAHEFKSCLSRMCRSLFSSVQLNTALFPEREPRIHFEFARNYLELYDTEHPNFLDAGTRYFIINFILQRQHFVEGEETADNLGIEKLVQDGVYTCAYTLHDKDDRDRLLKEWANISKWKNLQPLDQIKDYFGAKVALYFAWLGFYTQMLIPISVFGVLCFLYGFVTWTSDPISRDICNDNGTIMCPQCDRSCDYWRLNETCTSSKFNYLIDNKSTVVFALLMSIWAVVYLEFWKRYSAGLVHRWGLTGFTHHVEHPRPQYLAKISRSRRLAGKYEEDQNGKPSILDPDVPFWSIKFLPNFTSYSIMILFICISVIAIAGIIIYRMAQRASHSILGSENSMTFKVMILPMTAGVIDLIVISLLDMVYSNLAVKLTNYEYCRTQTEYDESLTIKNYVFQFVNYYSSLFYIAFLKGKFVGYPAKYNRVLGFRQEECNPGGCLMELCMQLVIIMAGKQAVNAIVEMLIPYLMRTFKELSYRHGWYKSHQDQRLVPYNQFTEDYNLLPAENNSLYVEYLEMVVQFGFITLFSLAFPLAPLLALLNNVIEVRLDAIKMLRFLRRPVGMRARDIGVWHSIMTVVTRIAVASSAMIIAFSTNLIPKIVYAASMGDPELNNYLNFTLAVFNTKDFQVQPLLGGSQHVNETVCRYTEFRNSPEDPFPYKRPMIYWKILTGRLAFIVIYQNIITMLQGILRWAVPDVSGRLLKRIKRENFLLREHIIEYEKQHAMKMAQTEVAGPQKSELPSETTVLRRRDDATTFV from the exons ATGCTGAACTGCTGCCTCCTGCGCGGCCTGTGCTCCAGGGATCAGCGGGAGGAGTGCCCCGAG ACCTACAGACGCTTCGACGATGGCAAGAGGAGCGTGGACTTTGTGTTGGCCTACAATGGCGAGGTGCAGTCGGAGGAGCAGCGGCGCAAGTGCGAGATCTTCGAGGCCAATCTGCAGCGCGAGGGCCTGCAGCTGGAGCACAACAAGGTGCAGCGGGTGCACTTCGTGAAGATCCATGCGCCCGCGGAGGTGCTGTATCGCTATGCGGAGATACTGAAGATAAAGGTGCCGCTGAAGCCGATCCCCGGCCAGGACCAGATCTTCGCCGAGTCGGCGCACGAGTTCAAGTCCTGCCTGAGCCGCATGTGCCGCAGCCTGTTCAGCTCCGTGCAGCTGAACACGGCCCTCTTCCCGGAGCGCGAGCCGCGCATCCACTTCGAGTTCGCCCGCAACTACCTGGAGCTGTACGACACGGAGCACCCGAACTTCCTGGACGCCGGCACCCGCTACTTCATCATCAACTTCATTCTGCAGCGCCAGCACTTCGTCGAGGGCGAGGAGACGGCCGACAACCTGGGCATCGAGAAGCTCGTCCAGGACGGCGTGTACACCTGCGCCTACACACTGCATGAT AAAGACGATCGCGACCGTCTGCTGAAGGAGTGGGCCAACATATCCAAGTGGAAGAA CCTGCAACCACTGGACCAAATCAAAGACTACTTCGGAGCCAAGGTGGCACTTTACTTCGCCTGGCTGGGATTCTACACGCAAATGCTGATCCCCATCAGTGTGTTCGGAGTGCTCTGCTTCCTCTACGGCTTCGTCACGTGGACCAGCGATCCGATTAGCCGGGACATTTGCAACGACAACGGAACGATCATGTGTCCGCAGTGCGACCGAAGCTGCGACTACTGGCGGCTGAACGAGACCTGCACGTCTTCCAAGTTCAACTATCTGATAGACAACAAGTCCACGGTGGTGTTCGCCCTGCTGATGTCCATTTGGGCGGTGGTGTACCTGGAGTTCTGGAAGCGCTACTCGGCGGGTCTGGTGCACCGCTGGGGCCTGACGGGCTTCACCCACCACGTGGAGCACCCGCGTCCGCAGTACCTGGCCAAAATATCGCGCTCCAGGAGGCTGGCCGGAAAGTACGAGGAGGACCAGAATGGCAAGCCGAGCATCCTGGACCCAGACGTGCCCTTCTGGAGCATCAAGTTCCTGCCCAACTTTACTAGTTATAGCATCATGATATTGTTC ATTTGCATATCAGTCATTGCCATAGCGGGCATCATCATCTACAGAATGGCACAGCGAGCCTCGCACAGCATCCTAGGCAGCGAGAATTCCATGACGTTCAAGGTCATGATCCTGCCCATGACGGCGGGCGTGATCGACCTCATAGTGATCTCGCTGCTGGACATGGTCTACTCCAATCTGGCCGTAAAGCTGACCAACTACGAGTACTGTCGCACCCAGACGGAGTACGACGAGAGCCTAACAATCAAAAACTATGTGTTCCAGTTTGTCAATTACTACTCCTCGCTCTTCTACATTGCCTTCCTCAAGGGCAAGTTCGTTGGCTATCCGGCAAAGTACAATCGCGTGCTGGGCTTCCGCCAGGAGGAGTGCAATCCCGGCGGCTGCCTCATGGAGCTGTGCATGCAGCTGGTCATCATCATGGCCGGCAAGCAGGCGGTCAACGCCATCGTGGAGATGCTGATACCCTATCTGATGCGCACCTTCAAGGAGCTGAGCTACCGCCACGGCTGGTACAAGAGCCACCAGGACCAGCGGCTGGTGCCCTACAACCAGTTCACCGAGGACTATAACCTACTGCCCGCCGAGAACAATTCGCTCTACGTGGAATACCTCGAAATGG TTGTGCAATTCGGCTTCATCACGCTGTTTAGCCTGGCCTTTCCCTTGGCGCCGCTGCTGGCCCTGCTGAACAATGTGATCGAGGTGCGCCTGGACGCCATCAAGATGCTGCGCTTCCTGCGACGGCCGGTGGGAATGCGAGCCCGTGACATTGGCGTTTGGCACAGCATCATGACCGTCGTCACCCGTATAGCCGTGGCCTCCAGC GCAATGATAATCGCATTTAGCACGAACCTCATACCGAAGATCGTGTACGCCGCCTCCATGGGCGATCCCGAGCTGAACAACTATCTGAACTTCACGCTGGCTGTGTTCAACACCAAGGACTTCCAGGTGCAACCTCTGCTGGGAGGCAGTCAGCATGTGAACGAGACGGTGTGCCGCTACACAGAGTTCCGCAACTCGCCGGAGGATCCGTTCCCCTACAAGCGTCCCATGATTTACTGGAAGATACTGACGGGTCGGCTGGCCTTTATAGTCATCTACCAG AACATCATCACCATGCTGCAGGGCATCCTACGCTGGGCCGTGCCGGATGTGTCGGGACGCCTGCTGAAGCGCATCAAGCGGGAGAACTTCCTGCTGCGGGAACACATCATCGAGTACGAGAAGCAGCACGCCATGAAGATGGCCCAGACGGAGGTGGCGGGCCCCCAGAAGTCGGAGCTGCCCAGTGAGACGACGGTGCTGCGGAGGCGCGACGATGCCACCACCTTTGTCTAG
- the LOC108025795 gene encoding anoctamin-6 isoform X3, which produces MYSAVRTHDYEYPESEMDERESLYFDTISLAESEAAAAAAAHRKSLSQSRNTIYHSAVDLAGDEGRASLRLGGASSAEHAALAWQPGYRQSTALEHLNGGGDHTDAAIAAQMIALQNGRNHLPTGIGVAGGDGGGAGPGGGDDETYRRFDDGKRSVDFVLAYNGEVQSEEQRRKCEIFEANLQREGLQLEHNKVQRVHFVKIHAPAEVLYRYAEILKIKVPLKPIPGQDQIFAESAHEFKSCLSRMCRSLFSSVQLNTALFPEREPRIHFEFARNYLELYDTEHPNFLDAGTRYFIINFILQRQHFVEGEETADNLGIEKLVQDGVYTCAYTLHDKDDRDRLLKEWANISKWKNLQPLDQIKDYFGAKVALYFAWLGFYTQMLIPISVFGVLCFLYGFVTWTSDPISRDICNDNGTIMCPQCDRSCDYWRLNETCTSSKFNYLIDNKSTVVFALLMSIWAVVYLEFWKRYSAGLVHRWGLTGFTHHVEHPRPQYLAKISRSRRLAGKYEEDQNGKPSILDPDVPFWSIKFLPNFTSYSIMILFICISVIAIAGIIIYRMAQRASHSILGSENSMTFKVMILPMTAGVIDLIVISLLDMVYSNLAVKLTNYEYCRTQTEYDESLTIKNYVFQFVNYYSSLFYIAFLKGKFVGYPAKYNRVLGFRQEECNPGGCLMELCMQLVIIMAGKQAVNAIVEMLIPYLMRTFKELSYRHGWYKSHQDQRLVPYNQFTEDYNLLPAENNSLYVEYLEMVVQFGFITLFSLAFPLAPLLALLNNVIEVRLDAIKMLRFLRRPVGMRARDIGVWHSIMTVVTRIAVASSAMIIAFSTNLIPKIVYAASMGDPELNNYLNFTLAVFNTKDFQVQPLLGGSQHVNETVCRYTEFRNSPEDPFPYKRPMIYWKILTGRLAFIVIYQNIITMLQGILRWAVPDVSGRLLKRIKRENFLLREHIIEYEKQHAMKMAQTEVAGPQKSELPSETTVLRRRDDATTFV; this is translated from the exons ATGTATTCGGCGG TCCGCACCCACGACTACGAGTATCCCGAATCGGAAATGGACGAGCGGGAGAGCCTGTACTTCGACACCATATCGCTGGCGGAATCGGAggcggcggctgctgcggcggcgCACCGCAAGTCGCTCTCCCAGTCGCGGAACACCATCTACCACTCGGCGGTCGACCTGGCCGGCGATGAGGGCCGGGCCAGTCTGCGTCTGGGAGGCGCCTCGTCCGCCGAGCATGCGGCCCTGGCCTGGCAGCCCGGCTACCGGCAATCCACGGCGCTGGAGCACCTCAACGGAGGTGGCGACCACACGGACGCCGCCATCGCCGCGCAGATGATTGCCCTGCAGAACGGACGGAACCACCTGCCCACTGGCATCGGGGTGGCCGGCGGAGAcggcggaggagcaggacCGGGCGGTGGTGACGATGAG ACCTACAGACGCTTCGACGATGGCAAGAGGAGCGTGGACTTTGTGTTGGCCTACAATGGCGAGGTGCAGTCGGAGGAGCAGCGGCGCAAGTGCGAGATCTTCGAGGCCAATCTGCAGCGCGAGGGCCTGCAGCTGGAGCACAACAAGGTGCAGCGGGTGCACTTCGTGAAGATCCATGCGCCCGCGGAGGTGCTGTATCGCTATGCGGAGATACTGAAGATAAAGGTGCCGCTGAAGCCGATCCCCGGCCAGGACCAGATCTTCGCCGAGTCGGCGCACGAGTTCAAGTCCTGCCTGAGCCGCATGTGCCGCAGCCTGTTCAGCTCCGTGCAGCTGAACACGGCCCTCTTCCCGGAGCGCGAGCCGCGCATCCACTTCGAGTTCGCCCGCAACTACCTGGAGCTGTACGACACGGAGCACCCGAACTTCCTGGACGCCGGCACCCGCTACTTCATCATCAACTTCATTCTGCAGCGCCAGCACTTCGTCGAGGGCGAGGAGACGGCCGACAACCTGGGCATCGAGAAGCTCGTCCAGGACGGCGTGTACACCTGCGCCTACACACTGCATGAT AAAGACGATCGCGACCGTCTGCTGAAGGAGTGGGCCAACATATCCAAGTGGAAGAA CCTGCAACCACTGGACCAAATCAAAGACTACTTCGGAGCCAAGGTGGCACTTTACTTCGCCTGGCTGGGATTCTACACGCAAATGCTGATCCCCATCAGTGTGTTCGGAGTGCTCTGCTTCCTCTACGGCTTCGTCACGTGGACCAGCGATCCGATTAGCCGGGACATTTGCAACGACAACGGAACGATCATGTGTCCGCAGTGCGACCGAAGCTGCGACTACTGGCGGCTGAACGAGACCTGCACGTCTTCCAAGTTCAACTATCTGATAGACAACAAGTCCACGGTGGTGTTCGCCCTGCTGATGTCCATTTGGGCGGTGGTGTACCTGGAGTTCTGGAAGCGCTACTCGGCGGGTCTGGTGCACCGCTGGGGCCTGACGGGCTTCACCCACCACGTGGAGCACCCGCGTCCGCAGTACCTGGCCAAAATATCGCGCTCCAGGAGGCTGGCCGGAAAGTACGAGGAGGACCAGAATGGCAAGCCGAGCATCCTGGACCCAGACGTGCCCTTCTGGAGCATCAAGTTCCTGCCCAACTTTACTAGTTATAGCATCATGATATTGTTC ATTTGCATATCAGTCATTGCCATAGCGGGCATCATCATCTACAGAATGGCACAGCGAGCCTCGCACAGCATCCTAGGCAGCGAGAATTCCATGACGTTCAAGGTCATGATCCTGCCCATGACGGCGGGCGTGATCGACCTCATAGTGATCTCGCTGCTGGACATGGTCTACTCCAATCTGGCCGTAAAGCTGACCAACTACGAGTACTGTCGCACCCAGACGGAGTACGACGAGAGCCTAACAATCAAAAACTATGTGTTCCAGTTTGTCAATTACTACTCCTCGCTCTTCTACATTGCCTTCCTCAAGGGCAAGTTCGTTGGCTATCCGGCAAAGTACAATCGCGTGCTGGGCTTCCGCCAGGAGGAGTGCAATCCCGGCGGCTGCCTCATGGAGCTGTGCATGCAGCTGGTCATCATCATGGCCGGCAAGCAGGCGGTCAACGCCATCGTGGAGATGCTGATACCCTATCTGATGCGCACCTTCAAGGAGCTGAGCTACCGCCACGGCTGGTACAAGAGCCACCAGGACCAGCGGCTGGTGCCCTACAACCAGTTCACCGAGGACTATAACCTACTGCCCGCCGAGAACAATTCGCTCTACGTGGAATACCTCGAAATGG TTGTGCAATTCGGCTTCATCACGCTGTTTAGCCTGGCCTTTCCCTTGGCGCCGCTGCTGGCCCTGCTGAACAATGTGATCGAGGTGCGCCTGGACGCCATCAAGATGCTGCGCTTCCTGCGACGGCCGGTGGGAATGCGAGCCCGTGACATTGGCGTTTGGCACAGCATCATGACCGTCGTCACCCGTATAGCCGTGGCCTCCAGC GCAATGATAATCGCATTTAGCACGAACCTCATACCGAAGATCGTGTACGCCGCCTCCATGGGCGATCCCGAGCTGAACAACTATCTGAACTTCACGCTGGCTGTGTTCAACACCAAGGACTTCCAGGTGCAACCTCTGCTGGGAGGCAGTCAGCATGTGAACGAGACGGTGTGCCGCTACACAGAGTTCCGCAACTCGCCGGAGGATCCGTTCCCCTACAAGCGTCCCATGATTTACTGGAAGATACTGACGGGTCGGCTGGCCTTTATAGTCATCTACCAG AACATCATCACCATGCTGCAGGGCATCCTACGCTGGGCCGTGCCGGATGTGTCGGGACGCCTGCTGAAGCGCATCAAGCGGGAGAACTTCCTGCTGCGGGAACACATCATCGAGTACGAGAAGCAGCACGCCATGAAGATGGCCCAGACGGAGGTGGCGGGCCCCCAGAAGTCGGAGCTGCCCAGTGAGACGACGGTGCTGCGGAGGCGCGACGATGCCACCACCTTTGTCTAG